GACATCGAAGTCTGGGCCGCCGGGCAAAAGCGCTGGCTGGAGGTGTCGAGCTGCTCGAATTTCGAGGCGTTTCAGGCGCGCCGGGCGCAAATTCGTTTCCGCTCGAAGGAAACCGGCAAACCCGAACTCGTCCACACGCTCAACGGCTCCGGCCTTGCCGTGCCGCGCGTGCTTGCCGCGATTCTGGAAAACAACCTCCAGGCCGACGGCACGGTGAAGATCCCCGCGGCGCTGGCACCGTATTTCGGAAAAGACACACTGAGTTTTGCATAACCAGAAGATGCCATGCGGGTTTTCGTGATCAACCTCCCTCTCCGCAACGACAAGAGAGAGAACATGCTCAGGCAGGGTGAGAAGCATGGCATCCCGCTGGAGATGATCGAGGCCGTGAACGGGAAGGCTTTTTCGGAAGACCAACTCAGGGAACTCGCCTGGGATTACCCCGCATGCTGCCTGACTCCGGGGGTGATAGGCTGCGCGCTCAGTCATCTCAAAATATACAAGAAGATGGTGGACGAGGGAATCGGCCTCGCCCTGGTTTTGGAGGACGATGCGATTCTGCAGGAGGCTCTTCCGCGTGTCCTGGGCGAATTGGAGGCGATTGACAAGAACGACGAGGCAAAAATCTATCTCCTCTCGTCTCATTACTATAAATCCGGCCCGGCCCGGAATATTGCCGGAGGGTATTCCATCCGCAAATTCGTCGATGG
This genomic stretch from Termitidicoccus mucosus harbors:
- a CDS encoding glycosyltransferase family 25 protein — protein: MINLPLRNDKRENMLRQGEKHGIPLEMIEAVNGKAFSEDQLRELAWDYPACCLTPGVIGCALSHLKIYKKMVDEGIGLALVLEDDAILQEALPRVLGELEAIDKNDEAKIYLLSSHYYKSGPARNIAGGYSIRKFVDGSQGHGYVLNLKAADALYANLRPVKWEADKWYYFGEMGLVSVYCVVPHVVGVDGGSEKSDLYAERALLNKKRRTYLRKLKGVVRMRRRLEKLAWKIFRRPVLRKS